In Psychrobacter sp. JCM 18902, a single window of DNA contains:
- the dnaJ gene encoding molecular chaperone DnaJ, whose amino-acid sequence MSKRDFYEVLGVSKTAESKEIKRAYRKLAMKYHPDRNSDDPDAEDKFKEASMAYEVLSSEEKRSAYDRMGHSAFENGMGGGGFGGAGGGNFQDIFGDIFGNFGDIFGQQRGGGGGRSRRGSDLRYVIELTLEEAVRGCKKEISFTAPAPCDTCDGKGAKNASDIVTCQTCHGQGQVRMQQGFFAVQQACPHCGGTGKQIKNPCSDCHGNGVKDKSRTLEVSIPAGVDDGDRVRLAGEGEAGGAGVQNGDLYVEVRVKPHNVFTRQGADLYMDVPVSITDAALGKEVEIPTLDGKVKIKVAEGTQSGKLLRVRGKGVTPVRTTMKGDLICRVVIETPVNLTREQKDLLRQFQDTLDGDSKHQQSPHKKSFFKKIGDLFD is encoded by the coding sequence TTACCGCAAGCTGGCTATGAAATATCACCCTGACCGTAACTCTGATGATCCAGATGCTGAGGATAAATTCAAAGAAGCATCCATGGCTTACGAAGTACTAAGCAGCGAAGAGAAGCGCTCTGCTTACGATCGCATGGGTCATTCAGCCTTCGAAAATGGTATGGGCGGCGGCGGCTTTGGCGGTGCAGGTGGTGGCAACTTCCAAGATATCTTCGGTGATATCTTCGGCAACTTCGGCGATATCTTCGGTCAGCAGCGTGGCGGCGGCGGTGGACGTTCGCGCCGTGGTTCTGATTTGCGTTATGTGATCGAGCTGACTTTAGAAGAAGCGGTACGTGGCTGTAAAAAAGAAATCAGTTTCACTGCGCCTGCGCCTTGCGACACGTGCGATGGTAAAGGGGCAAAAAATGCCTCTGATATCGTAACTTGTCAGACCTGTCATGGACAAGGTCAAGTGCGTATGCAGCAAGGATTTTTTGCCGTGCAGCAGGCCTGCCCACATTGCGGCGGCACTGGTAAGCAAATCAAAAACCCGTGCTCTGACTGTCACGGTAATGGCGTTAAAGACAAATCACGTACGCTAGAAGTGTCTATCCCAGCGGGTGTTGATGATGGTGATCGCGTCCGTTTAGCAGGCGAAGGTGAAGCAGGCGGCGCGGGCGTCCAAAACGGCGATTTATACGTTGAAGTACGCGTAAAACCGCATAATGTCTTTACCCGTCAAGGGGCTGATCTCTATATGGACGTACCTGTGAGCATCACCGATGCAGCACTGGGTAAAGAGGTCGAAATTCCAACCCTAGATGGTAAAGTGAAAATCAAGGTTGCAGAGGGCACGCAAAGTGGTAAGTTGCTGCGTGTGCGCGGCAAAGGCGTGACACCAGTACGCACCACCATGAAAGGTGACTTGATTTGCCGTGTGGTTATCGAAACCCCAGTGAACTTAACTCGCGAGCAAAAAGACCTGTTGCGCCAGTTCCAAGATACGCTCGACGGTGATAGCAAGCATCAGCAGTCGCCACATAAGAAGTCATTCTTTAAAAAGATTGGTGACTTATTTGATTAA
- the dapB gene encoding 4-hydroxy-tetrahydrodipicolinate reductase, producing MSQQITAQENTNKQAIKVGVIGAGGRMGRMLIEAVQDNSQTALNAAIERQGSSLVGADAGEVAAIGRLEVQIVDDLKVVINDIDVLIDFSLPDATEQNMQICAANNVAMVIGTTGFNEQQEQVLAKASEKIAIVYAGNYSTGVNLSLKLLNMAAKAFGEDADVEVIEAHHKHKIDAPSGTAYMMAEAVAEARGQNLKDVAVYGREGQTGERKAGTIGIHAIRGGEIIGDHTVMFIADGEVVEITHRARARMTFAAGAVRAATWVIKQEVGQYNMQDVLGLND from the coding sequence ATGAGCCAACAGATAACAGCGCAAGAAAATACAAATAAACAAGCCATCAAAGTCGGGGTTATTGGTGCTGGTGGTCGTATGGGGCGCATGCTAATAGAAGCGGTACAAGATAACTCGCAAACGGCATTAAATGCCGCGATAGAACGTCAAGGCTCAAGCCTTGTTGGTGCGGATGCTGGCGAAGTCGCCGCTATCGGTCGCTTAGAGGTACAGATTGTCGATGATTTAAAAGTTGTCATTAATGACATCGATGTACTCATTGACTTTAGCTTGCCTGATGCTACTGAGCAAAATATGCAGATTTGTGCGGCAAACAATGTCGCGATGGTCATTGGCACCACAGGATTCAATGAGCAGCAAGAGCAAGTGTTGGCAAAAGCCAGCGAGAAAATTGCGATTGTCTATGCTGGTAACTATTCAACAGGTGTTAATCTGTCATTGAAATTGCTCAACATGGCAGCGAAGGCATTTGGTGAGGATGCCGATGTAGAAGTTATCGAGGCCCACCATAAGCATAAAATCGATGCGCCATCAGGCACAGCATATATGATGGCAGAAGCCGTTGCAGAAGCTCGTGGACAGAACCTAAAAGATGTCGCTGTTTATGGCCGCGAAGGACAAACGGGCGAACGCAAAGCAGGTACTATTGGTATTCATGCCATTCGCGGCGGTGAAATCATTGGCGATCATACCGTGATGTTTATTGCCGATGGTGAGGTGGTTGAAATTACCCATCGTGCCCGCGCGCGTATGACGTTTGCCGCGGGTGCTGTACGTGCCGCGACTTGGGTTATCAAACAAGAAGTTGGGCAATATAATATGCAGGATGTGTTGGGTTTGAATGACTAG
- a CDS encoding type III PLP-dependent enzyme, with translation MIKIDQYFDPAGWQKFTQAAEGRETPFLVVDLSRIKTKYHEMVGFFPNAKIHYAMKASPAVEVINLLADLGSNFDCASIYELDRVLDCGVEPSRISYGNTIKKAEHVKYAFEKGIDLYATDSEADLKNIAKHAPGSKIFVRILVQGSETAEWPLSRKFGCHPNMAIELLIQARDLGLVPYGISFHVGSQQKDVAAWDDALAKVKYMFDWMKNEENIKLQMINLGGGFPANYISEVNPIKVYAEEITRYLTDDYSEEDMPEIILEPGRSLVGGSGVLVSDVVLISRKSHTDLTRWVYTDVGLFQGLIETLGEAIKYPVYTPKMETSTSKGTVVLAGPTCDSTDIMYEEAGYQLPEELEIGDKIFWLTTGAYTNSYSSIEFNGFPPLEVIYVD, from the coding sequence ATGATCAAAATTGACCAATATTTTGACCCTGCCGGCTGGCAGAAATTCACTCAAGCTGCTGAAGGTCGCGAGACGCCATTTTTGGTCGTGGACCTTAGCCGTATCAAAACCAAATATCATGAAATGGTTGGGTTTTTTCCCAATGCTAAAATCCATTATGCAATGAAAGCCAGTCCTGCTGTTGAAGTGATTAACTTGCTTGCTGATCTTGGTTCGAACTTTGATTGTGCCTCCATCTATGAGCTTGATCGCGTATTAGACTGCGGCGTTGAGCCATCGCGTATCTCTTATGGCAATACCATCAAAAAAGCGGAGCATGTCAAATATGCCTTTGAAAAAGGTATTGACTTGTATGCGACCGACTCAGAAGCGGATTTAAAAAATATTGCCAAGCACGCCCCTGGTTCAAAAATCTTTGTGCGTATCTTAGTACAAGGCTCTGAGACCGCTGAATGGCCATTGTCTCGTAAGTTTGGTTGTCATCCCAATATGGCGATTGAGCTGTTGATTCAAGCTCGTGATTTGGGTCTAGTGCCTTATGGCATTTCATTCCACGTTGGTAGTCAACAAAAAGACGTTGCCGCTTGGGATGATGCGCTAGCCAAGGTCAAATACATGTTTGACTGGATGAAAAACGAAGAAAATATTAAGCTACAAATGATCAATTTGGGTGGCGGCTTTCCAGCCAACTATATCAGTGAAGTGAACCCTATAAAGGTCTACGCTGAAGAGATCACTCGTTATTTGACAGACGACTATAGTGAAGAAGACATGCCTGAGATTATCCTTGAGCCAGGTCGTTCATTGGTTGGTGGATCGGGCGTATTGGTCAGTGATGTGGTGCTTATCTCGCGTAAGTCGCACACCGATTTAACGCGTTGGGTCTATACCGATGTGGGCTTATTCCAAGGCTTAATCGAGACGTTGGGTGAAGCCATCAAGTATCCGGTTTATACGCCTAAGATGGAAACGTCAACCAGCAAAGGCACTGTGGTACTGGCCGGTCCTACTTGTGATTCGACCGATATCATGTATGAAGAAGCGGGCTATCAATTGCCAGAAGAGCTGGAGATTGGTGATAAAATCTTTTGGTTGACCACGGGTGCGTATACTAACTCGTATTCATCTATTGAGTTCAATGGTTTTCCACCGTTAGAAGTGATCTACGTTGACTAA
- the def gene encoding peptide deformylase — protein sequence MALLPILNYPDPRLRTIATPVKEVTAEIKTLIADMIETMYEAQGIGLAASQVDRHIQLIVMDLSEDKNSPRVFINPKVTPLVEEKQPYEEGCLSVPEVYDSVERPNKVRIEALDENGQKIDEEVEGLLAVCIQHEMDHLNGVIFVDYLSRLKQTRARDKVRKIVKIREKQGEQMADKQPQPSHS from the coding sequence ATGGCTTTACTCCCTATTTTAAATTACCCAGACCCGCGCCTGCGTACTATTGCTACGCCTGTTAAGGAAGTGACTGCTGAAATCAAAACCTTAATCGCTGATATGATTGAGACGATGTATGAGGCACAAGGTATCGGTTTAGCGGCAAGCCAAGTGGATCGCCATATTCAGCTCATCGTCATGGATCTGTCTGAAGATAAAAATAGCCCTAGAGTTTTTATCAACCCAAAGGTGACACCATTGGTGGAAGAGAAACAGCCCTATGAAGAAGGTTGTTTGTCCGTACCTGAAGTCTATGACAGTGTTGAGCGCCCGAACAAAGTGCGTATTGAAGCCTTAGATGAGAATGGTCAAAAAATCGATGAAGAAGTAGAAGGCTTACTCGCGGTATGCATCCAACATGAAATGGATCATTTAAATGGGGTCATATTCGTCGATTATTTATCACGTCTCAAGCAAACTCGTGCTCGCGATAAAGTGCGTAAAATCGTTAAAATACGCGAAAAACAAGGCGAACAAATGGCGGATAAACAGCCGCAGCCCAGCCATTCTTAG
- a CDS encoding GlsB/YeaQ/YmgE family stress response membrane protein, whose protein sequence is MSFIWMIIVGLVAGLLARAIKPGSDPMGWIMTIVLGIVGALLGGFLAGLIGINADGGFTGLIFSVIGAIILLFIYEMIMSKRGV, encoded by the coding sequence ATGAGCTTTATTTGGATGATTATTGTAGGTCTGGTTGCAGGTTTATTGGCACGAGCCATCAAGCCAGGTAGCGACCCGATGGGCTGGATAATGACCATTGTATTGGGTATCGTCGGTGCTTTATTAGGTGGCTTCTTGGCCGGTCTTATCGGTATCAATGCTGATGGTGGATTTACTGGTTTGATATTCTCAGTAATCGGTGCGATCATCCTGTTATTTATCTATGAGATGATTATGAGCAAACGTGGCGTATAA
- the mpl gene encoding UDP-N-acetylmuramate:L-alanyl-gamma-D-glutamyl-meso-diaminopimelate ligase has protein sequence MHIHILGICGTFMGSLALLARELGHTVTGSDANVYPPMSTQLENAGVTIEQGYLVEHLQPAPDLVVVGNAMKRGMDVIEYMLDTGLRYTSGPQFLSEQVLQSRHVIAVAGTHGKTTTTTMLAWILHYAGIDTGFLIGGVPLVDTTDEHLQHVFAHSSYLGADKIDNDDSANTGYFVIEADEYDSAFFDKRSKFVHYRPRTAILNNLEFDHADIFADLEAIQTQFHHMVRMIPSTGKIIMPTATASLEETLAKGVWTPVWRTAVLDSAANATNVEDENLDNNSEWQAELISEDGGQFAVSFAADIADEEAMGVVDWSMSGMHNVNNALVAIAAAYNIGVSVKTACAALSAFAGIKRRMELIGDVNDILVFDDFAHHPTAITTTLDGAKKKLANRRIWAIIEPRSNTMKMGIHQDSLAESAALADHTLWYEPTGLEWGLKEVIENANSVNPNMGNQQVLSSIDAIIKHIDTHAEAGDAIVIMSNGGFEGIHQRLLTALRNKAT, from the coding sequence ATGCATATTCATATTCTTGGTATTTGTGGTACTTTTATGGGCTCACTGGCATTGCTAGCGCGCGAGCTTGGGCATACGGTCACGGGCTCAGATGCCAACGTTTATCCGCCGATGTCCACCCAACTGGAAAACGCGGGCGTGACCATTGAGCAAGGCTATCTGGTAGAGCATTTACAACCAGCACCAGATTTAGTCGTCGTTGGTAATGCCATGAAGCGCGGTATGGATGTCATCGAATACATGCTGGACACAGGTCTACGTTATACCTCAGGACCACAGTTTTTATCTGAGCAGGTATTACAATCGCGTCATGTGATAGCCGTTGCCGGTACTCACGGTAAAACCACGACGACGACTATGCTCGCTTGGATATTGCACTATGCGGGTATCGATACTGGGTTTTTAATCGGCGGTGTGCCACTGGTTGATACCACTGACGAGCATTTACAGCACGTCTTCGCTCACAGCAGTTATTTGGGTGCGGATAAAATTGATAATGACGATTCGGCAAATACTGGCTATTTCGTTATCGAAGCGGATGAATATGATTCTGCATTTTTTGATAAGCGTTCAAAGTTCGTTCATTACCGTCCGCGTACGGCTATTTTAAATAATCTAGAATTTGATCATGCGGATATTTTTGCGGATCTTGAAGCTATTCAGACCCAATTCCATCATATGGTGCGCATGATTCCAAGCACGGGCAAAATCATTATGCCCACAGCGACTGCCAGCTTAGAGGAGACGTTAGCGAAAGGGGTTTGGACACCCGTTTGGCGGACAGCCGTACTGGATTCAGCAGCAAACGCTACTAATGTAGAAGATGAGAATTTAGACAATAACAGCGAATGGCAGGCTGAGCTTATCAGCGAAGATGGTGGTCAATTTGCGGTTAGTTTTGCGGCTGATATTGCTGATGAAGAAGCCATGGGAGTCGTCGATTGGTCGATGAGCGGCATGCATAATGTGAATAACGCCTTGGTTGCTATCGCAGCGGCTTATAACATCGGCGTCAGTGTTAAAACTGCTTGCGCGGCGTTATCAGCATTCGCTGGCATTAAACGTCGGATGGAGCTGATTGGCGATGTCAATGATATCTTAGTCTTTGATGATTTTGCTCATCACCCTACAGCCATTACTACGACTTTAGATGGTGCCAAGAAAAAACTGGCGAACAGACGAATTTGGGCGATTATTGAACCACGTAGTAACACCATGAAAATGGGCATTCATCAAGACAGCTTGGCTGAGTCTGCTGCTCTCGCCGATCATACCTTATGGTATGAGCCGACAGGACTGGAGTGGGGTCTAAAAGAAGTCATTGAAAATGCCAATAGCGTAAATCCTAACATGGGCAACCAACAGGTGCTCTCTAGTATCGATGCCATCATCAAGCATATCGACACGCATGCAGAAGCGGGTGACGCCATTGTGATTATGTCGAATGGCGGTTTTGAAGGTATTCATCAACGCTTATTAACTGCGCTACGTAATAAAGCCACTTAA
- a CDS encoding copper resistance protein NlpE N-terminal domain-containing protein, with product MIYFLPTCSNTLTILKRGGRCLLALPLCVLLIGCDSTSSSGDKGMTTKVAPIDHVEENSAQASAENLSETNLLNAGSELDKVSEGQSLIAAAQSSNGAYPHQSLTRSEPRNGTLQATLMGDYGGMVPCKSCDSTDITLNLFADGSVLKTSIDNNPEMPNVPLFEPGVYRQDNDMITIVYEDKNIEAYHIQDNHLVLMDEHKKPNNDYTLSRK from the coding sequence ATGATATATTTTTTGCCTACTTGTTCTAACACGCTAACTATCCTCAAACGCGGTGGTCGTTGTTTGCTAGCGCTGCCCCTCTGTGTGCTGCTCATCGGCTGTGATAGTACCTCGTCTAGCGGCGATAAAGGTATGACGACTAAGGTCGCCCCTATCGATCATGTAGAAGAGAACAGCGCACAAGCTAGCGCAGAGAACTTGTCAGAGACCAATCTATTAAATGCAGGTAGTGAGCTAGATAAAGTGTCAGAAGGACAATCGCTGATTGCGGCTGCCCAATCGAGTAACGGTGCATATCCACATCAATCGCTGACACGCTCAGAGCCGCGTAATGGCACGTTACAAGCCACGTTAATGGGCGATTATGGTGGCATGGTACCCTGTAAATCTTGTGATAGCACTGATATTACATTGAATTTGTTCGCTGATGGTTCAGTGCTAAAAACCAGTATAGATAACAATCCCGAAATGCCGAATGTACCCCTGTTTGAGCCTGGTGTTTATCGTCAAGACAATGATATGATTACGATTGTCTATGAAGACAAAAACATTGAAGCGTATCATATTCAAGACAATCATCTTGTCTTAATGGATGAACATAAAAAACCTAACAATGATTATACCCTGTCGCGTAAATAA
- a CDS encoding disulfide bond formation protein B: MLKLTTYRNLQIFLVIIAVIGMSFALFFLQRYMGSSPCPLCIFQRIGLIIMGSFALIAALFNPKSKAVRLVLWLGSLAGIGWATAVAGRHVWLQHLPADQVPSCGPGLDYWLDTLPILQVFKEVFAGSGECASVEWTFMGLSIPEQSLILFSLLLVVHGLILWRILRPVAPSRLA, from the coding sequence ATGCTAAAGCTGACCACTTACCGCAATTTGCAAATATTTTTGGTGATAATAGCCGTAATAGGTATGAGTTTTGCACTGTTTTTTTTACAGCGCTATATGGGGTCTTCGCCTTGCCCACTGTGTATTTTTCAGCGTATTGGCCTCATAATCATGGGCAGTTTTGCTTTGATAGCCGCATTATTCAACCCTAAATCTAAGGCAGTTAGATTGGTATTATGGCTTGGTAGCTTAGCAGGTATCGGCTGGGCGACTGCCGTGGCTGGACGACATGTTTGGCTACAGCATCTGCCTGCCGACCAAGTACCTTCTTGTGGTCCGGGGCTGGATTATTGGTTAGATACGCTACCGATTTTGCAAGTATTTAAAGAAGTTTTTGCGGGCTCTGGCGAATGTGCCTCTGTTGAGTGGACATTTATGGGTCTGAGTATTCCTGAACAATCTTTGATTCTATTTAGTCTACTATTGGTGGTACACGGGTTGATATTATGGCGCATTTTACGACCTGTTGCCCCTAGCCGCCTTGCTTGA
- the gshA gene encoding glutamate--cysteine ligase, with the protein MSNFASSFVNFDIPNWFDSKHLTGMLRGIEKEGLRVRPDGYLAQTPHPAKLGSKLTHPFITTDYSESLLELITDPKTSPKETLNMLRQLHVLVYQAMPEGELMWPLSMPCMLSSNDEDIPLADYGSSNTGKLKTLYRSGLGIRYGRRMQTIAGLHYNLSFGDGLFEVWQAEMPAAQAQTLTEFKNEKYLGLIRNFKRLTSLVLYLLGASPSVCPCFLAGREHDLELLNDSTYYKPAATSLRMGKLGYTNSVQEQLDIRYNYLPEYVDGLRRAIQTPHESFAKLGLDDADGNPIQINNHILQIENEYYSPIRPKQIAMSGETPTEALERRGIAYVEFRAIDLDPYSDVGIRLSSACFLEVMALYCLLSDSPDLLPEEEETLAINLERVVNEGRREGLHIINNGEEQLLESWMLVHLERMQPLAALLDAHYGGNDYRAAVALMQGKAGHSESTISAQVNSDSQRLGSLWQLGFTLAQQHRESLLQQTLSPNTQAKYEVLAEKSILQQAEIEKAETEDFMEFLQQYR; encoded by the coding sequence ATGAGTAATTTTGCGAGTAGCTTTGTGAATTTTGACATTCCTAATTGGTTTGATAGCAAGCATCTAACGGGCATGCTCCGCGGTATCGAAAAAGAAGGTCTGCGCGTAAGACCCGATGGATACTTGGCTCAGACGCCGCATCCAGCCAAACTTGGCTCAAAGCTCACCCATCCGTTTATCACAACTGATTATTCAGAAAGCCTACTTGAGCTAATTACTGACCCCAAAACCTCACCAAAAGAGACGCTAAACATGCTGCGTCAGTTGCATGTATTGGTCTATCAAGCCATGCCTGAAGGTGAGCTGATGTGGCCGCTGTCTATGCCTTGTATGCTGTCATCGAATGACGAAGACATCCCACTGGCTGATTATGGCAGCTCTAATACAGGTAAGCTCAAGACGCTATACCGTAGCGGGCTTGGCATCCGCTATGGTCGCCGCATGCAAACGATTGCAGGTTTACATTATAACTTGTCTTTTGGTGACGGATTATTTGAAGTCTGGCAAGCTGAAATGCCTGCTGCACAAGCGCAAACGCTGACAGAATTTAAAAACGAAAAGTACTTAGGGCTTATCCGTAACTTTAAGCGACTGACCAGTTTGGTGTTGTATTTACTGGGTGCTAGCCCTAGCGTTTGTCCTTGTTTCTTAGCTGGTCGTGAGCATGATTTAGAGCTACTAAACGACTCAACCTACTATAAGCCTGCTGCCACCAGCCTACGTATGGGCAAGCTTGGTTATACCAATAGTGTGCAAGAACAGCTCGATATTCGTTATAACTATCTGCCAGAGTATGTCGATGGACTGCGCCGTGCGATTCAGACTCCGCACGAAAGCTTTGCCAAGCTTGGCTTAGATGATGCCGATGGCAACCCTATCCAAATCAACAATCATATTTTACAAATAGAAAACGAATACTATAGCCCTATTCGTCCCAAACAAATTGCGATGAGCGGCGAGACACCGACCGAAGCATTAGAGCGCCGCGGTATCGCCTATGTTGAGTTCCGTGCAATCGATCTAGACCCTTATAGCGATGTCGGTATTCGTCTGTCTAGCGCTTGTTTCTTAGAGGTCATGGCGCTGTACTGTCTGCTGAGCGACTCACCTGATCTGTTACCTGAGGAAGAAGAGACCCTAGCCATCAATCTTGAGCGCGTGGTAAACGAAGGTCGCCGCGAAGGCTTACACATTATAAACAACGGCGAAGAGCAACTGCTTGAGAGCTGGATGCTGGTGCACTTAGAACGTATGCAACCACTTGCCGCGCTACTTGATGCGCATTATGGCGGCAACGATTACCGTGCAGCAGTCGCGTTAATGCAAGGTAAAGCAGGGCACTCTGAATCAACCATTTCAGCACAAGTGAACTCTGATAGTCAGCGTTTAGGCAGCTTATGGCAGCTTGGCTTTACCTTGGCGCAGCAGCATCGTGAGTCTTTATTACAGCAAACGCTTAGTCCAAACACTCAAGCCAAATATGAAGTGTTGGCAGAAAAATCAATATTACAGCAAGCTGAGATTGAAAAAGCCGAAACTGAAGATTTTATGGAATTTTTACAGCAATATCGCTAA
- the erpA gene encoding iron-sulfur cluster insertion protein ErpA, with product MNESANQFNPSASQPVDPTVLSLTDSAAQKVRRLREEEGDSDLMLRVYVTGGGCSGFSYGFNFANELNEDDANFDNDDVTLVVDSLSYQYLQGSTVDYTEGLEGARFIVTNPNATTTCGCGSSFSI from the coding sequence ATGAACGAATCAGCCAACCAATTTAATCCAAGCGCCAGCCAGCCAGTAGACCCAACTGTTTTAAGCTTAACCGATAGCGCTGCACAAAAGGTGCGACGTCTACGTGAAGAAGAAGGCGACAGCGATCTGATGTTACGTGTCTATGTGACGGGCGGCGGCTGCTCAGGTTTTTCTTACGGCTTTAACTTCGCCAATGAGCTCAATGAAGATGATGCCAATTTTGATAATGACGATGTAACCTTGGTCGTCGATTCACTAAGCTATCAGTATTTACAAGGCTCTACCGTTGACTATACTGAAGGGTTAGAGGGCGCACGCTTTATCGTCACCAATCCAAATGCCACCACCACGTGTGGCTGTGGCTCATCCTTCTCTATTTAA
- a CDS encoding ABC-F family ATP-binding cassette domain-containing protein, which produces MIEFKDVGVRRDGRELFAGASFQLHPGHKVGLTGNNGTGKSTLFALLLTRMDRGDTEVTLDRGEVSIPDSWHVAHMAQEVGATTQSAIDYVLSGDEQWYEINASLNDLSSVSDEQIGVLHQQFDEIDGYRTPTKAAQIMAGLGFNTSQHELPVEGFSGGWRMRLNLAKTLMSRADLMLLDEPTNHLDLDAILWLETWINAYTGLVIVISHDQAFLDATVGHILHVEQQKITLYTGNYQQFIRTRHERMAQQQQAFEKQEATKAHLDDFIRRFRAKASKAKQAQSRIKQLERMAELSPMMADNPFSFRFYEPANMSSPLIELTKADIGYSDTPLLYNANVQVTPDTRLGLLGMNGAGKSTLIKALVGELGVLTGTYRVSDTLKLGYFNQHQMDILDAKATPIEMLRRLAGKTSDAMLRSFLGSFDFRGERIDTPSELFSGGERARLTLALIVWQRPNVLVLDEPTNHLDLQMRQALTIALQGFEGAVVLVSHDRELIANVCDELFLVHDGQIEEFDGDISDYGKWLAEKRKQENSSDKSTSKKKSKKESKKFVSRETDKGQVSNQAPDNSSKSKATTPTLSKDAQRKLAAEQRKLTAPIRREIEEIEKTLAKIDGQLVTLEEKLADTDLYEEGRKSDLLLLLNEQTALQQQHSDNEEKLLLLMTTLEEMEAGFE; this is translated from the coding sequence ATGATCGAATTTAAAGACGTTGGTGTTCGCCGTGATGGTCGTGAGTTGTTTGCAGGGGCAAGCTTCCAGCTACATCCGGGCCACAAAGTTGGCTTGACGGGCAACAACGGCACCGGCAAATCTACCTTATTTGCCTTATTGTTGACGCGAATGGACAGAGGAGATACCGAGGTCACGCTTGATAGAGGTGAAGTTAGTATTCCTGATAGCTGGCATGTGGCGCATATGGCGCAGGAAGTTGGTGCTACGACGCAGTCTGCAATCGATTATGTATTGAGCGGTGATGAGCAGTGGTATGAGATTAATGCTTCTTTGAATGATTTGAGTAGCGTCAGTGATGAGCAGATTGGGGTATTGCATCAGCAGTTTGATGAAATTGATGGCTATCGTACGCCGACTAAAGCGGCACAAATCATGGCAGGTCTTGGTTTTAATACCAGCCAGCATGAATTACCCGTAGAAGGGTTTTCGGGTGGTTGGCGCATGCGTTTGAATCTCGCCAAAACTTTGATGAGCCGTGCGGACTTAATGTTACTCGATGAGCCGACCAACCATTTGGATTTGGATGCGATTTTGTGGCTTGAGACTTGGATCAATGCCTATACTGGTCTGGTCATCGTCATCTCGCATGACCAAGCCTTTTTGGATGCCACGGTCGGTCATATCTTGCATGTCGAACAACAAAAAATCACCCTTTATACCGGTAACTATCAGCAGTTTATTCGCACGCGTCACGAGCGTATGGCGCAGCAGCAGCAAGCCTTTGAAAAACAAGAAGCGACTAAGGCACATTTGGATGACTTTATTCGTCGTTTCCGTGCCAAAGCCAGTAAGGCTAAGCAAGCACAAAGCCGTATCAAGCAGCTTGAGCGCATGGCTGAGCTGTCACCGATGATGGCGGACAACCCGTTCTCTTTCCGCTTCTATGAGCCAGCAAATATGAGCTCACCACTGATTGAGCTGACCAAAGCGGATATTGGCTATAGCGATACGCCACTTCTATATAATGCCAATGTGCAAGTGACGCCTGATACGCGTCTTGGCTTGCTAGGTATGAATGGCGCAGGTAAATCAACATTGATTAAGGCATTGGTCGGCGAGCTTGGCGTATTAACAGGGACGTATCGTGTTTCGGATACCCTGAAATTAGGCTACTTTAACCAGCATCAAATGGATATCTTGGATGCCAAGGCAACACCGATAGAGATGTTGCGTCGTCTAGCCGGTAAAACCTCTGATGCGATGTTACGTTCGTTTTTGGGTAGTTTTGACTTCCGCGGTGAGCGTATCGATACGCCGAGTGAGCTATTCTCTGGGGGCGAGCGTGCGCGTTTGACGCTGGCATTGATTGTTTGGCAACGTCCGAACGTTCTGGTACTCGATGAGCCGACCAACCACTTAGATTTACAAATGCGCCAAGCGCTGACCATCGCCTTGCAAGGATTTGAAGGGGCAGTGGTACTGGTTTCGCATGATCGTGAGTTGATTGCCAACGTCTGTGATGAGCTGTTTTTGGTACATGATGGTCAAATCGAGGAGTTCGATGGTGACATCAGCGACTACGGTAAGTGGTTGGCAGAAAAGCGTAAGCAAGAGAACTCATCAGATAAAAGTACCAGTAAGAAAAAAAGCAAAAAAGAGAGTAAGAAATTCGTTTCACGTGAAACGGATAAGGGTCAAGTGAGTAATCAAGCACCTGATAATTCATCAAAAAGTAAAGCGACGACGCCCACGCTTAGTAAAGATGCGCAGCGCAAATTGGCGGCTGAACAACGCAAACTCACCGCGCCTATTCGCCGTGAGATAGAAGAGATAGAAAAGACATTGGCTAAAATTGATGGACAGCTCGTGACCCTTGAAGAAAAACTGGCTGATACGGATTTGTATGAAGAAGGTCGCAAGTCTGATTTGCTGTTATTACTTAATGAGCAAACGGCATTGCAGCAGCAGCACAGTGACAATGAAGAAAAACTATTGCTTTTGATGACGACATTAGAAGAAATGGAAGCGGGTTTTGAGTAG